The genomic region CCGAGGCGGAACTCGAGGCGTGGCTCGCAGGACTCATGTCGCCAGCACAGGAGACGAGCGAGAAGTCTGTCACGACGGCGGCGACGGCATGCTCGTCGGCGCTGAGGCTGTATGACGGCGTCGGCTATGGCGGGGACGTCCTGTACCTGTGGAGTCGGCGAACATGGATCGACCTGTGGGACGTCGGGTTTGCCAATCGGACCTCGTCGTACAAGATCGGGGCCTGCTCGTCGTACTTTGCCGACTATCCAGGTGGCGGGGGCGACTGGTACCCGACGAGCCTGACGTCGGCGTACCTGTGGTCGTCGTCGATGCTGTCAGGCTGGGACAACCGGGTGTCGTCGGTGTACCTGCGATAGCGCAAGGCGACAGGGAACCACTCCTCGCTTCTGGGCACGTAGTCTGGACCGGACCGGCAGGAGCACTCACGAAAGACGACATGGCACCGGAGGACGCCGCGGAGCGGTTCACCCGCCTGTACACGGAGACCTACAGCGCTGTGTTGGCGTACGCGCTGCGTCGGACGGCCAACCGCCAAAATGCCGAGGATGTGGTCTCGGCCACGTATTTGACCGCGTGGCGGCGCCTCGACGACGTCCTCGACGCGCCGGTCCCGTTGGCCTGGCTGTACCGGGTCGCCGCGGGGCATCTCGCCAACCAGCGGCGTAGTAGCCGCCGCTTCACTGCTCTCCGAGTACGTCTCTTCTCGGTCCCGCCGCCGCAACGGTCCAGCAATCCGGCTGACGTCGCCGCCGCCGACACCGACATCGAAGCGGTGTTGGATGCGCTGGCGAGCCTGTCTGCCGGCGATCAGGAACTGTTGCGCCTCACCGGGTTCGAAGGGCTGTCTCCTGCCGAGATCGCCTCGGCGTGGGGGGTGCCGTCCCGCCTGGTGAGGGTGCGGCTGCATCGGGCCCGCCGCCGCCTCCAAACCGCCCTCGGCCGGCAGGCCGACGGGTCTGATGTGAAACGAACGCCGTCTGGTGGACATAAACAGATGACGAAACCATCGGGTGCTTCGCCCGACGACGATAGAGAACACAATGAAGAACCGACCTGACGCCTTCGAACGGCTCCAAGCCGCCAACCCGGTCGACCCGGCCACGGTCGACCGCCCCGACTCGCCCCGAGCCCAGCAGTTGCTGGCGTCGATCCTCGCCACCCCTCGCACCCCCGAGCCCGCCGTCGTTCGACGTCGCCGCCGGCGGCTCGTCATCGCCGTCGCCCTCGTCGCCGTCCTGGGTGGAGCAGCCACCTGGATCATCACCCGGCCGGTAACCAACCCCGCCGTCGTTTCCTGCTACGCCCAACCGGCCCTGCACGGCACCCAGGCCGGCCTGGCCGGTGTCCCCCTCGACGTGGAATCATGCGCCCCCTACTGGGAGGACGGGACCCTCACCAACCCCGACTATCCGGCCGGGACCGTGCCGCCGCTCGTCGCGTGCGTCACCGATGTCGGCACCTTCGCCGTATTCCCCTCCGACGACCCCAACCTGTGTGGAAACCTCGGGCTCGCCCTACCGGAGATGCAGTCGATCGAAGACGCCAAACCGACCCTCGACCTGGACCACGCCATCTCCGACTACTTCGCCACCGACCAGTGCATCCCCATCCCGCAGGCAGTCGACGACATCCGTAGCATCCTCGACAGGCACGACGCCTCCGACTGGACCATCACGATTGGCGAGCGACGACCCGATCGGCCCTGCGCCAGCCTCTCCTTCGAACCCAAGACTCGGACTATCCGCATTGTCCCCATCCCCGAACCCTGACACAGCGAGCGCAGAGTCGCGTTAGGAAGCGGACACCGGCAGCAGCACGGCGCCAAGTCAGTGCAACATCTAGGGGTCTCGAACACGTTCTCCGGGTGTCAGTCACGTGTCCGTCGCGCTTGCAGGATCCTCGATGCTGAAGGGGCTCTCTCGGTAGGAGCCTGAACCGGTCCGGGTCTCCCGGAGGCTCTGGTCCTCGGGAAGGTGGGATCGTGTCGAGCACCGCTTCGATCAAGTTCGCCCATCCAGTTCATAGCAGGTACGAAATGGGGGCTTCACTGCTGTGCTGCTCTGGGGTCCCGGTGGTTCGGGTTGGGGCGACCCCATCCTTTTGATGCGCCCACGGACCGTCCGGCAGCCGCCGGGATCGTCGGTGATGAACCGATACTCTTGGGATACCGCTGCGGCAGGTTTGACGGTTACGTGGTTGACAGCCGCGAGTCGTGGGATCCGGAGAAGCGGCGGCTCGACCCGTGGTATGTCCACAAGTCGGGAACCGCACCTCCACGACCGGCCAGAGCTCAACGACCAATCCCGCGGCTGCCGGAGTGGTCCAGCTCCCGGGTCTGTGCGCGCTGGTTGACGAGCTGACGAACCCGCCGTTCCATCTTCGCGAACTCATCGCCATGACTGGGGTCGGGGAGGTGCCGGTCGTGGTTCGGGTCGAGTTCGGTTCTTCTGGTGATGGCGGGCTGGTCGATCCAATCGCGGCCGAGGGCTTGGGTGAGCACGTCGAGAGCAGTCTGGTCGTCGTCGACGACGACGTAGGCGTGGTTGGCGTGTCGTCCTCGGGTCATGGGGGTGTAGATGCCGCGGCTGTCAGTAGGCGTGTCGATGAGGAGGAGGGCGACATCGACGGTGCGGCCTTGGGTGGCGTGGCTGGTTTGGGCGTAGCCGAGTTCGAGATGCTCGGCGACATACTCGGCCGGGAGCCGGATGGCGCCGGTGCGTCCGTCGAGCGTGAGGTCACCGTCGGGGTGGATGCCGCTGATGGTCCAGTGGTCACGATTCTTGACGATGTGTCCTTGGTTGGTGCGGAGGTTTCGGTCGTTGCGGCGGGTGACGACCTCGTCGCCGATCAGCATCGCCTCGTCGCCAACTGGGAGGGAGGGGCCGTCGGGGTCGAGTTCACCTGCCTGGATGCGGGTGTGTTGGGCGAGTCGGTTGAGCCTGGCGGCGGTGTCGGTGGCGTTGGCCATGAGCGCCACCATCTGGCCGCGGGTACGGGCTTGCTGCCAGGCGGTGATGATGTCGGTTTCCATCTGGTCGAGGGTGCCGTCGTGGAGACGGCCATGCCGCTGGTAGTCGCCGAGGACACTGGGGTCGCCGTTGCGGAGTCGGAGGCTGGCGTGGCGTTCCCAGTTGTGACGGAACCGATGAACCTGGCCGAGTTCGACACACCCGTAGGTGTCGACGAGGTGGGCGAACATGCCACCGCGACCGACGGCGGAGAACTGGCGGGGATCCCCGACGAGGACGATCCGCCAATCGCGGCCGTCGGCAAGTCGGGCGAGTTCTGCCAGTTTCGGGGTAGCGGCGGTGCCGGCTTCGTCGACGATCACGGTGGCCCCGACGGGTAGGTCGTAGGCGACGTCGGGTGGTCGGGACGGGTGGTGGTGTTCGACCAGGAGCTTGTCGATGGTGTCGCCGGCCATGCCGGTCTCGGCACTGAGGACGTCGGCTGCGGCTGCGGTGGGCGCCACTCCGAACACCGGGCGACCCTGGGCGTGGAGGGAGGTGACGGCCGCGGCGAGCATGGTGGTCTTGCCGGCTCCGGCGGGACCGACGATCAGCTCCAACCCGCCGTGACCGGCGACGACCGCTGCCGCCTCTGCTTGTGCCGGGGTGAGCCGCTGCCCGTGACGTATGGGTCGTGCGGGAGCATGGTCATCTCGGCGTCGGTCAGCCCACGCGATGAGCCGTTCCTCTTCATCGAGAATCCTTTCGGTGGTGAGGGCGCGGTCCATGGCGGATTCGCTGATGGGTCTGCCGTCACGGCGCAACGCAACACCGGCGGGGACCGGTCGGGATACGTCGACGCAGCGGGCGGTGGTGGCGTGGTCGGCGAGCCGCTGGAGGAAGCCGGTCAGCTCTGTGGCGTCGGCGGTGGTTGTGGTGGGTGTGGCTGCGGCGAGTTCTCGGATCAGTTCGGCGGGTCGCCATGTCGACTGGCGTTCGGTGAGCGATTCGAGGGCACGTTCGACCATCCCGGTTGCAGCCGCACGGTCGATGCCTTCGAGGCCGCGCCGACGGCCGCTGATGGTTTCGATGATCCGTTCCGGGTCCCACCCCAATGCGCGCACGCGTTCCTGCCATTCGTGGCGCAACTCCAGTGCGGAGGTTCCGTGGGGCTTGGCGGGTCGGCTGTCGATGGCCGCTTCCCGCTCCAACCCCCATCGTTCTTTGCGGGATGGGTCCTTCCCAAGGTGTTGGCGAAACCGGGCGAGTTTCTCGTCGAGGCGACGCTGCAGGTCTCTGCTGCGTTGGGAGAACTCGGCCAGGATCTCGGGGTCGATGTCGGCGATCTCGGCGATGCCGTGCTCGGGCGGCTCCCAGCGGACGCCGAGACGCCGGGTCATCTCCGAGCGCAGGGTGGCGTGATACAACGCCGACAAGGTCCGCTGGTCGACCTTGATCGTTCGAGCGTCCAGAGCCAGCCAGCGTCCGTCCGGTGCGGCGACCCGGTTGGCGATCACCGCATGGGTGTGTAACTGGGGGTCGAGCTTGCGGCTGGTGTGCTGACGAAACATGCCGACCACGATCCCCTCGGCATCGACGCACACGATGTGGCCGCGGCGGCGCATCCTCGTGTGGGCGTGGCCCTCCACCCAGCCGAGCACCGCCACCACCGCCCGCTCATGGGCCTCGATCACCTGCCGGCGCACCTCCGGATCGCCGAGCCCGAACAGCACCGAGACCGACTTCGGGGCAGAGAACGTGGCGTCATACCCGCGGACCGACCCCTCACCCATACGACGGCCCAGGTCCCGTCCCGTCGCCGGATCATGTCCAGCCATCACCGCAAGGAACCTCGCCGGGTCGACCTCATCCGACAGGCCGAGCCGGTCGGCGGCTTGGCCCCACCAGCGGCCCGGCGGCTCGGCACCGTCCAGGTAGTAGGAGGGAAGGTGCTCGGTGTAGTAGCGGCCCGCACCCGCCCCCTTCAACGTGGTCACCCGAACCGTCACGACACGCCTCCCCGCCTGTGACCGCAGGTGTGCACCCGTCTGTCGATCCTCGGCCGGTATCGGGAATCAGTGTTGATCGGGCCTCGGTGCTCCGCTCGAGGCTGGTTCGGTGCCGGACAGGTCGAGCCGATCTGACCGGTTGCCTTGTCCAGGGGCCGGTAGGTATTCGTTGTCGGCATCGTCTCGGTGGCGTTTGGCGTGGTCGCCATGGCGGCACGATCGCGCCGAACCCTGTCATCAGAATGTCAACAACCCTGTCATCGATCTCCCCGGAACGCTGTCACGCATGTGTCCGGAACGGCCTGGGAGGGGCTTTCCCGGCACGGACTGACGGCCGATCGGAGCCGTCTTGGCGGCGAATTGGAGGGTTTCTGACAGGGCTACCGACACTCTGCTGACAGGGTCACCGTCCAGGATTCGCCCATGGACAAGCTCGACCGTCTGCTCTCAGCCGCAGAACTCGCCGACTACCTGGGTGTGCCGATCGCCACCATCTACGCGTGGCGGCATCGCCGGCAAGGCCCCCCAGGGTTCCGGGCCGGACGCCACCTCCGCTACCGGCTCGCCGACGTCCAACGGTGGATCACCGCACAACTCGAAGACAGCAGCCGTCCCCACCGGTGAAGCTCCTCGGGCATACTTGAAACCAGACCTCGACTGACCGACCGGGAGGAATCATGGCACGAGGAGCGATCGACCGACGGGACAACGGCCGGTACCGGGCACGCTACGAAGGCCCCGACAGCCGGTGGCACAGCCGCACCTTCGACCGGAAGGTCGACGCCCAACGCTGGCTCGCCGACCAGCTCTCCCGACTCAACCACGGCATGTGGATCGACCCTGTCGCAGGCATGGTCACCTTCGACACCTACGCCGACCGATGGCTGGCCGCCAAGACCCGCATCAAACCGAAGACCCGCGAGGGCTACCGGTCGCTGCTGCGCTCCCGCATCCTGCCCACCTTCGGACCCGTCCGTCTCGCCGCCATCGACCGGGCGTTCGTCGGATCGTGGGTTCGGACCATGACCGACGACGACCTGTCTCCATCGAGAATCCGCCAGGCCCACCAGTGCCTCGCCGCCATCCTCGAACAGGCCGTCGACGATGGCCTCATCGGCCGCAACCCCGCCCGCCGCACCGAACTTCCTCGCCTCGAAGAACCCGAACACCGCTACCTCACCGCCGAGCAGGTCGCCCGCCTCGCCGAAGCGATGCCCAACCACCAACACGCCACCATGGTGCATGTCCTCGCCTACGGTGGACTCCGCTGGGGCGAGATGGCGGCCCTGCGCCGGAACCGAGTCGACATCCTCCGCCGTCGCATCCAGGTCTCCGAATCGGTCACCGAAATTGGCGGCCGGCTCGCCTTCGGCACCACCAAAACCCACCAAACACGCACAGTCCACCTCCCCTCGTTCGTCGCCGACATGCTCGGACGCCACCTCCAAGATGTCGGCGACGACCCCGAGACCCTCGTGTTCACCGCCCCGAAAGGCGGCCCGCTGCGCTATGTGAACACGCGCAGACGGATCTGGAACCCTGCCCGAACGCAGGCCGGGGACGACCTTGTCGACATCACCCCCCATGATCTCCGCCACACCTGCGCATCCCTCATGCGCGCCGCCGGCGCCGACATCAAAGCCATCCAACAACAACTCGGGCACCGCGACGCCACCATCACCCTGAACACCTACACCCACCTCTTCGAAGGCGACCTCGCCAACATCATGAACCGCCTCGACCAAGAAAACGCGTCCAAAACGCGTCCTGAGCGCGTCCTGGAGATGGCCGGAGGGGTTACCAAACTCTCGGCTAGGGGCTGAAAACCCAGTAACCACAAAGGTTTTCTGCGGTGGGCCCGGCAGGACTCGAACCTGCGACCTACGGATTATGAGTCCGCTGCTCTGACCAACTGAGCTACGGGCCCCGGTGTTGATTGTATGGCATACTTGAGCGACTTGAACCGAGGAAAGGTTCAACTGCGCGCGTTACATTGTCGATAGCACGGTAACTGCATGTCGCCAGGGAAGGAACGAATGTGCAGGACGTGAAACCCAGGCAGCCGGCGGAGCCGCCTTCGTGGGAGCGGCGGCTCGCATGGCGCCTCGAGAAGGCGGAGCGGGCCGACCGGGCCAAGTCTCGGTTTCTCGCGGACGTCAGTCATGAGATTCGCACGCAGCTTGCCGGGATCATCGGGATGACCCAACTCACCCTCGAAACGAAGCTGACCCCCGAACAGCGCGAGTACCTTGGATTGTCGGCCTCGTCCGCCACGGCCCTGCTGACACTCGTGAACGATCTCCTGGACCTGTCGAAGATCGAGGCGGGAAAACTCGAGATCGAGATGGTGCCGTTCAGTCTGTCCGATCTTCTCAACGACATCGCGGCCCTCTCGGCGGCGCAAGCCGAAGACCAGGGTGTCGGTTTTCAACTCGATGTGGGCGAGGAGGTCCCGGAGGTGATCACCGGAGATCCCGGACGTATCCGCCAGATCCTGCTCAACCTGATCGGCAACGCGCTGAAGTTCACTCGGGACGGCGCCGTGTCCGTGTCGGTAGCCACGGACGTTTCCACCGATGCCGACCTTGCTCTCCACCTGCAGGTCACCGACAGCGGCCCCGGGATTCCTGCGGAGCAGCTGGATTCGATCTTCGAAGCGTATGAGCAAGCCGATAGCGAAACGGCGGTGCAAAGCAGCGGTACGGGCCTCGGGTTGGCGATCTGCCGCCAGCTCGTGGAGCTCATGGGTGGTCGTATCTGGGCGGAAAGCAAACTTGGGCAGGGCTCTTCCTTCCATGTGATCGTGCCGATCGGCGTGGATGAAGGTGCGGCGAGGATCACCGAGGAAAGACGCTCCGAGATGGACGATCTCCCGGCGCTCGTGATCGCCAAGAACAGGTTCGTACGCGAAGGGTACATCGATGCGATCGGTGCTATCGGGCTCTCACCGGTCGGTGTGGAGAACGCAGCAGAGGCCGTCGGGGCGCTGGGGACGGCAGCTGCCACGGATCATCCTTTCGCTCTGGCCGTCGTGTCGTTGAACGGTGAGTCGCTCGAGTTCGCAGCCCAATTGCGTCAGCGGGCGGATCTGGAGCAGATGCACATCGTCGTCGTCACCTCCGTCGGACAGCGGGGCGATGCGGTGCGGTGTCGCGATTTGAACATCGCGGGCTATTTGACGAGACCGTTGACCGATGACGTGATTCAGGGAGCGGTTCGAGCCGTGCTGACCGGACCCTCCCCGGTCGACCTCTCGATGTTGGTCACCAAGCACTGGCTTCGTGAGCGGCGTCGCCATCTCAGCCTGCTGGTGGTCGACGACAGCCCGACACATCGGATGGTGGCCAAACGCATCCTCGAGCGTCGTGGGCATCGTGTCGATGTCGTCGACTGCGGGCTCGATGCACTCAAGGCCGTGGGTGAGCACCGCTTCGATGTCATCCTTCTGGATTTGTGGCTTCCCGACATCGGGGGCATGGAGGTCGCGGGCGAGATTCGCCGAGGTGAATCCGCCGCAACGAGGGTCCCGATCATTGGCATGGCAGCCGAAGGCGTTGTGGATATGGCAGCCGAGGCGCTGCGCGCAGGTATGGATGCGTTCGTCGTCAAGCCGTTCCAGGTGGCCGAGCTGCTCCGGGCGATCGAGTCTGCAGTGGATGAGGAGGCCCCGGCTACGACGAGTTGATCACGATGAGTGGTATGGGCTCGGTGGCACGGTGCTTTCCGCCGGTGGCGACGGACTCGATAAGGTCGAATGGCCCTGGTCGCAACGGCCTGCATCTGATATCCAGTGCGTACGGTTTGGCACCCCGAGAGGCAGCGGCGCGGAGACCGGAGGCGCAATCCGATGCTTGGTCGTTCGGGGTGCCGCCTCGGGTCAGCTGGCGCGTCGGGCCGCACTGTCGAGGCACTCGATCACCTGCTCATCGGTCGTCTGACGAAAGTCCTCGTACCATTGGCCGACCGCTCTGAACCATCGGGGGGCTTCGAGGCACACGACCTCGTCGACTTCTCTCTTGAGGTCGTGGATCGTGTCGGGTGCACCCACAGGTACCGCGAGCACGATTCGCCCTGCGCGACGGGCCCGCAGCACTCTCGCAGCAGCCTTGGCGGTGATGCCGGTCGCGAGGCCGTCGTCGATCAGCAGGACCGTCTTTCCTGCAACCGGGAGCGGTGGGGCACCACGCCGGTACCGCGCCTCTCGACGTTCGAGCTCTGCTCGTTCTGCCTTCCTGACGGTATCGAGATCGGCTTTGGTGATGCCGAGCATGCCGATGAGGTCCCGGTTGAGGACTTCGACGTCATCTTCGGCGATCGCTCCGATACCCAGCTCGGGCTGGCCGGGCGCGCCGAGTTTGCGGACGACGAGAACGTCGAGCGGAGCTTCGATTGCAGCCGACACTTCGGAGGCGACGACGACACCTCCTCTGGGGAGGCCGACGACCACCGTTTGGGGGCCGGCGAGATCCCTCAAGTTCTCTGCGAGGCGGCGGCCTGCGTCATTGCGATCTTGGAAGATCATGTGCGTAGCTTTCCCGTGTTCGAGGTGACATACCCGGATTATTCCAGATCGTAAACCGTCTGTTAGCTTGCTGGCAAGACAGGGAGGAAACCGTGAACGTGCTGGTCTGTGAGGGGCTTCGCAAGTCTTTCGATGGCCTCGTGGCCGTCGACGACGTGAGTTTCCAGGTCGCGGAGGGCGAAACCTACGGACTGCTTGGTCCAAACGGTGCAGGCAAGACGACCACGATCTCGATGATTGCCGGGCTGATCAAGGCCGATGCCGGGTCGGTAACCGTGGCCGGGCAACCGGTGACGACACGAAGCGTCAAGGCGAGGGCCGCGATCGGACTGGTTCCGCAAGACGTTGCCGTCTATCCGGATCTCACCGCCAGGGAGAACATCCGCTTCTTCGGCAAGTTGTACGGACTGACCTCGTCTCGACTCGCGGCCAGGACCGATGAAGTGCTGGAGATCATCGGCCTGTCCGAGCGGGCCGACGACCGCGTCGAAGAGTACTCGGGAGGCATGAAGCGGCGCCTGAACATCGGGATCGGCCTGTTGCACGAGCCTCGACTCCTCATCCTCGACGAACCCACCGTCGGTGTCGATCCGCAGAGTCGCAACGCGATTCTCGAAAACGTCGAGCTTCTCGGCCGTGAGGGCATGGCGGTGATCTACACGACCCACTATATGGAGGAGGCCGAGCGCCTGTGCGACCGTGTCGGAGTCATCGATGCAGGCAAGCTGGTCGCAGAAGGAACCCGACGTGAGCTGGTCGGTCTGATCGGCAGCAACGATCGGATTCGCGTGCGGGCCTCAGGGAATCTCGACGCCGCCATCGAACGGGTTCGTCGTATCG from bacterium BMS3Abin02 harbors:
- the drrA_3 gene encoding daunorubicin/doxorubicin resistance ATP-binding protein DrrA, with the translated sequence MNVLVCEGLRKSFDGLVAVDDVSFQVAEGETYGLLGPNGAGKTTTISMIAGLIKADAGSVTVAGQPVTTRSVKARAAIGLVPQDVAVYPDLTARENIRFFGKLYGLTSSRLAARTDEVLEIIGLSERADDRVEEYSGGMKRRLNIGIGLLHEPRLLILDEPTVGVDPQSRNAILENVELLGREGMAVIYTTHYMEEAERLCDRVGVIDAGKLVAEGTRRELVGLIGSNDRIRVRASGNLDAAIERVRRIETVRDVGRVDDGIAVIVEDAGEVITEVLVVVTESGVTVATVEIDEPNLEDVFLHLTGKALRD
- a CDS encoding helix-turn-helix domain protein, yielding MDKLDRLLSAAELADYLGVPIATIYAWRHRRQGPPGFRAGRHLRYRLADVQRWITAQLEDSSRPHR
- the barA_1 gene encoding signal transduction histidine-protein kinase BarA — encoded protein: MQDVKPRQPAEPPSWERRLAWRLEKAERADRAKSRFLADVSHEIRTQLAGIIGMTQLTLETKLTPEQREYLGLSASSATALLTLVNDLLDLSKIEAGKLEIEMVPFSLSDLLNDIAALSAAQAEDQGVGFQLDVGEEVPEVITGDPGRIRQILLNLIGNALKFTRDGAVSVSVATDVSTDADLALHLQVTDSGPGIPAEQLDSIFEAYEQADSETAVQSSGTGLGLAICRQLVELMGGRIWAESKLGQGSSFHVIVPIGVDEGAARITEERRSEMDDLPALVIAKNRFVREGYIDAIGAIGLSPVGVENAAEAVGALGTAAATDHPFALAVVSLNGESLEFAAQLRQRADLEQMHIVVVTSVGQRGDAVRCRDLNIAGYLTRPLTDDVIQGAVRAVLTGPSPVDLSMLVTKHWLRERRRHLSLLVVDDSPTHRMVAKRILERRGHRVDVVDCGLDALKAVGEHRFDVILLDLWLPDIGGMEVAGEIRRGESAATRVPIIGMAAEGVVDMAAEALRAGMDAFVVKPFQVAELLRAIESAVDEEAPATTS
- a CDS encoding putative prophage phiRv2 integrase, with translation MARGAIDRRDNGRYRARYEGPDSRWHSRTFDRKVDAQRWLADQLSRLNHGMWIDPVAGMVTFDTYADRWLAAKTRIKPKTREGYRSLLRSRILPTFGPVRLAAIDRAFVGSWVRTMTDDDLSPSRIRQAHQCLAAILEQAVDDGLIGRNPARRTELPRLEEPEHRYLTAEQVARLAEAMPNHQHATMVHVLAYGGLRWGEMAALRRNRVDILRRRIQVSESVTEIGGRLAFGTTKTHQTRTVHLPSFVADMLGRHLQDVGDDPETLVFTAPKGGPLRYVNTRRRIWNPARTQAGDDLVDITPHDLRHTCASLMRAAGADIKAIQQQLGHRDATITLNTYTHLFEGDLANIMNRLDQENASKTRPERVLEMAGGVTKLSARG
- the sigL gene encoding ECF RNA polymerase sigma factor SigL, producing the protein MVVVDAVRLGQPGVVGVPAIAQGDREPLLASGHVVWTGPAGALTKDDMAPEDAAERFTRLYTETYSAVLAYALRRTANRQNAEDVVSATYLTAWRRLDDVLDAPVPLAWLYRVAAGHLANQRRSSRRFTALRVRLFSVPPPQRSSNPADVAAADTDIEAVLDALASLSAGDQELLRLTGFEGLSPAEIASAWGVPSRLVRVRLHRARRRLQTALGRQADGSDVKRTPSGGHKQMTKPSGASPDDDREHNEEPT
- a CDS encoding putative phosphoribosyl transferase/MT0597; the protein is MIFQDRNDAGRRLAENLRDLAGPQTVVVGLPRGGVVVASEVSAAIEAPLDVLVVRKLGAPGQPELGIGAIAEDDVEVLNRDLIGMLGITKADLDTVRKAERAELERREARYRRGAPPLPVAGKTVLLIDDGLATGITAKAAARVLRARRAGRIVLAVPVGAPDTIHDLKREVDEVVCLEAPRWFRAVGQWYEDFRQTTDEQVIECLDSAARRAS
- the traI_1 gene encoding multifunctional conjugation protein TraI, producing MTVRVTTLKGAGAGRYYTEHLPSYYLDGAEPPGRWWGQAADRLGLSDEVDPARFLAVMAGHDPATGRDLGRRMGEGSVRGYDATFSAPKSVSVLFGLGDPEVRRQVIEAHERAVVAVLGWVEGHAHTRMRRRGHIVCVDAEGIVVGMFRQHTSRKLDPQLHTHAVIANRVAAPDGRWLALDARTIKVDQRTLSALYHATLRSEMTRRLGVRWEPPEHGIAEIADIDPEILAEFSQRSRDLQRRLDEKLARFRQHLGKDPSRKERWGLEREAAIDSRPAKPHGTSALELRHEWQERVRALGWDPERIIETISGRRRGLEGIDRAAATGMVERALESLTERQSTWRPAELIRELAAATPTTTTADATELTGFLQRLADHATTARCVDVSRPVPAGVALRRDGRPISESAMDRALTTERILDEEERLIAWADRRRDDHAPARPIRHGQRLTPAQAEAAAVVAGHGGLELIVGPAGAGKTTMLAAAVTSLHAQGRPVFGVAPTAAAADVLSAETGMAGDTIDKLLVEHHHPSRPPDVAYDLPVGATVIVDEAGTAATPKLAELARLADGRDWRIVLVGDPRQFSAVGRGGMFAHLVDTYGCVELGQVHRFRHNWERHASLRLRNGDPSVLGDYQRHGRLHDGTLDQMETDIITAWQQARTRGQMVALMANATDTAARLNRLAQHTRIQAGELDPDGPSLPVGDEAMLIGDEVVTRRNDRNLRTNQGHIVKNRDHWTISGIHPDGDLTLDGRTGAIRLPAEYVAEHLELGYAQTSHATQGRTVDVALLLIDTPTDSRGIYTPMTRGRHANHAYVVVDDDQTALDVLTQALGRDWIDQPAITRRTELDPNHDRHLPDPSHGDEFAKMERRVRQLVNQRAQTRELDHSGSRGIGR